From one Lycium ferocissimum isolate CSIRO_LF1 chromosome 5, AGI_CSIRO_Lferr_CH_V1, whole genome shotgun sequence genomic stretch:
- the LOC132055785 gene encoding flavonol 3-sulfotransferase-like produces MTSFISTQNSPLPTNGATKEEQSHKNHQEFPDIILSELPKERGWLSDQHVHQCNGFWYPTGILQGLIALQQHHYKPKPNDVLLASYPKSGTTWLKALLFSITNRAKYTFNTHPLLSSNPHVLVPQLEAYAFKHPTNPTPNSSLMHSHLAFNSLPESNCKIVYVFRDPKDVLASCWHFVQKLRPKDLPPISLREAFDQFTKGCSPFGPFWDHVMGYYKASLEFPKRVFFLKYEDLKKDPIFHAKRLAEFLGQPFSLEEESEGIAERITQLCSFEKLSNLEVNKGGTHTGFFIPTIANNTFFRQGKVGDSKNLLSKEMIEVLDEITKQKLGFDLMTTSIAVQQNGKRIESDKNHSN; encoded by the coding sequence ATGACAAGCTTCATCTCTACCCAAAACTCCCCCTTACCCACAAATGGTGCCACTAAAGAAGAACAAAGCCACAAAAATCACCAAGAATTTCCTGATATAATACTCTCTGAGCTTCCAAAAGAAAGAGGCTGGCTGAGTGATCAGCATGTACACCAATGTAATGGCTTTTGGTATCCCACTGGAATTCTCCAAGGTCTTATAGCACTTCAGCAACACCACTATAAACCAAAACCAAATGATGTCTTACTAGCCAGTTACCCAAAATCTGGCACCACATGGCTCAAGGCCCTTCTTTTTTCCATTACAAACAGAGCAAAATACACTTTTAACACACATCCTTTGCTCTCTTCAAACCCACATGTGTTAGTACCTCAATTAGAGGCCTATGCATTTAAGCACCCAACAAATCCAACACCAAACTCTTCTCTAATGCATTCTCATCTTGCTTTCAATTCTTTACCAGAGTCCAACTGCAAAATAGTGTACGTTTTTCGCGACCCGAAAGATGTGTTAGCTTCTTGCTGGCATTTTGTGCAGAAATTAAGACCCAAAGACCTGCCACCAATTTCTCTACGAGAAGCATTTGACCAGTTTACTAAAGGGTGCTCCCCTTTTGGTCCATTTTGGGATCATGTAATGGGATATTATAAGGCCAGCTTAGAATTTCCAAAGAGggtctttttcttgaaatatgAGGATTTGAAGAAAGATCCAATCTTTCATGCAAAGAGATTAGCAGAGTTCTTGGGGCAGCCTTTTTCCTTGGAGGAAGAAAGTGAAGGTATTGCTGAGAGAATAACACAGCTTTGCAGCTTTGAAAAACTGAGCAATTTGGAGGTGAATAAAGGTGGTACACACACTGGCTTTTTTATTCCTACTATTGCAAACAACACATTTTTCAGGCAAGGCAAAGTGGGTGATTCCAAGAACCTTCTTTCAAAGGAAATGATTGAGGTTCTTGATGAAATCACAAAGCAAAAGTTAGGTTTTGATTTGATGACCACCTCCATCGCAGTGCAGCAAAATGGGAAAAGGATTGAGTCAGACAAGAATCATAGCAACtag
- the LOC132055784 gene encoding hexosyltransferase GAUT11-like, producing the protein MRRRAADYRRPVRRRVSCWIWSLLALFSIAGFVLFVFHHHHNDHLDHVEQPILERESRGEQVVHEQRMNLTQEMLSVNSYARQLAEQTTLAKAYIIIAKEHNNLHLAWELSTKIRSCQLLLSKAAMRDEPISLDEAEPIIRSLSSLILKAQDAHYDIATTMMTMKSHIQALEERASAASVQSMMFGQLTAESLPKNLHCLEIKLMADWLTKKSLQDFADERRNSPRLVDNNLYHFCIFSDNLLAVSVVINSTVANADHPKQLVFHIVTDSIHYGVMLAWFLNNDFKGSTVEVQNIDNFTWLNSSYSPAVKQLMATDSRKYYFDGSQDTAVEPKFRNPKYIYLLNHLRFYIPEIYPQLEKIVFLDDDVVVQKDLTPLFSLDLHGNVNGAVETCLEAFHRYYKYLNFSNPLISSKFDPQACGWAFGMNVFDLIAWRKANVTARYHYWIEQNADRTIWKLGTLPPGLLAFYGMTEPLDRRWHVLGLGYDVNVDNRLIESAAVIHFNGNMKPWLKLRINRYRPLWERYVNQTHPHLHDCATH; encoded by the exons ATGCGGCGGCGGGCTGCCGATTATCGGCGCCCGGTTAGAAGGAGGGTATCATGTTGGATCTGGTCACTTCTTGCTTTATTCTCAATTGCAGGTTTCGTTTTGTTTGTATTTCATCATCACCATAATGACCACCTGGATCATGTTGAACAACCTATTCTG GAAAGAGAGTCTAGGGGTGAGCAGGTTGTTCATGAGCAGCGTATGAATCTCACACAAGAGATGTTAAGTGTTAATTCATATGCCAGACAATTAGCAGAGCAAACGACACTAGCCAAAGCTTACATCATTATAGCAAAAGAGCACAACAACCTTCATCTTGCGTGGGAGCTAAGTACAAAGATAAGAAGTTGTCAACTTTTACTCTCAAAGGCTGCAATGAGAGATGAGCCGATTTCTCTAGATGAAGCTGAGCCAATCATAAGAAGTCTATCTTCTCTCATCCTTAAGGCACAGGATGCCCATTATGATATTGCTACcactatgatgacaatgaaatCACATATTCAAGCTCTTGAAGAGCGTGCCAGTGCTGCATCTGTTCAAAGTATGATGTTCGGACAGTTAACAGCTGAGTCTCTGCCAAAGAACCTGCACTGCCTAGAAATCAAGCTCATGGCTGATTGGCTTACAAAAAAGTCGCTGCAGGATTTTGCTGATGAGAGGAGAAACTCACCTCGTCTAGTAGACAATAACTTGTATCACTTCTGTATATTTTCAGATAATCTGTTGGCAGTTTCAGTAGTTATCAACTCAACCGTGGCCAATGCTGATCACCCTAAGCAGCTAGTTTTCCATATCGTAACGGATTCAATACACTATGGAGTGATGCTGGCTTGGTTCCTGAACAATGACTTTAAAGGTTCTACAGTAGAAGTACAGAATATTGACAACTTCACTTGGTTGAATTCGTCTTATTCTCCTGCTGTAAAGCAGCTAATGGCGACAGACTCCAGAAAGTATTATTTTGACGGATCTCAAGATACAGCTGTCGAGCCAAAGTTCCGGAAtcctaagtatatatatttgttgaaTCACCTTCGCTTTTACATCCCTGAGATTTATCCCCAGTTGGAGAAGATTGTCTTccttgatgatgatgttgtagTTCAGAAGGATCTGACACCTCTCTTTTCACTGGATTTGCATGGAAATGTGAATGGAGCAGTGGAAACTTGTCTTGAAGCTTTTCATCGTTATTACAAGTATCTCAATTTTTCAAATCCACTCATCAGCTCTAAGTTTGATCCCCAGGCGTGTGGATGGGCATTTGGTATGAATGTTTTCGATTTGATTGCCTGGAGGAAAGCAAATGTTACTGCCCGATATCATTATTGGATTGAACAAAATGCTGATAGGACGATTTGGAAGCTAGGAACCCTTCCACCTGGACTATTAGCTTTTTATGGAATGACAGAGCCACTTGATCGGAGGTGGCATGTGTTGGGATTAGGTTATGACGTGAATGTTGACAATCGCCTGATAGAGAGTGCAGCAGTGATTCACTTCAATGGAAATATGAAGCCATGGCTTAAGTTGCGCATTAACAGGTATAGGCCTTTGTGGGAACGATATGTAAATCAGACTCACCCACACCTTCACGATTGCGCTACACATTGA
- the LOC132055783 gene encoding uncharacterized protein LOC132055783 codes for MVRVRVKLPGFCMNRTVVHVRARNSPSQIYKKTLNLIKSDDNKSEFSSKNSIEMNYNTDESRTDSENGINNRVMVVVDPSQEAKNALQWALTHTVQNHDTIVLLSVTKPSQHGENTNGEFNQRAYELLYSMKNMCQTKRPGVQVEIAVQEGKEKGPVIVEAAKQREVSLLVLGQRKRSIMWRLRKIWSEKKSKNRVVEHCIQNAKCLTIAVRRKRKFGGYLITTKRHKNFWLLA; via the exons ATGGTGCGTGTCCGTGTAAAATTACCAGGATTCTGCATGAATCGAACTGTAGTCCATGTTCGAGCCCGTAATTCGCCTTCTCAAATATATAAGAAGACACTTAATTTGATCAAATCTGATGACAACAAGTCTGAATTTTCCAGCAAAAACAGCATTGAGATGAACTACAACACCGATGAATCTAGGACGGATTCTGAAAATGGGATTAACAATAGAGTCATGGTTGTGGTTGATCCTAGTCAAGAAGCCAAAAATGCTCTGCAATGGGCACTTACACATACTGTTCAAAACCATGATACCATTGTTCTTCTCTCTGTGACCAAGCCCTCTCAACATG GTGAAAATACCAATGGTGAATTCAATCAGAGGGCCTATGAACTTCTTTACTCCATGAAAAATATGTGCCAAACAAAGAGACCAGGG GTGCAAGTAGAGATAGCAGTGcaagaagggaaagaaaaaggtcCTGTAATTGTGGAAGCAGCTAAGCAGAGAGAAGTGTCATTACTGGTGTTGGGACAAAGAAAAAGATCCATAATGTGGCGACTACGCAAGATATGGTCAGAGAAAAAATCGAAAAACAGAGTAGTGGAACACTGTATTCAGAATGCCAAGTGCTTGACAATTGCTGTGAGAAGGAAGAGGAAGTTTGGAGGATATCTCATTACTACTAAGCGTCACAAGAATTTTTGGCTTTTAGCTTAA